From a region of the Drosophila ananassae strain 14024-0371.13 chromosome XL, ASM1763931v2, whole genome shotgun sequence genome:
- the LOC6502293 gene encoding uncharacterized protein LOC6502293, whose protein sequence is MPVSFRPTGLAGFWATSVRLFFSALYLWLLMHAAAIVAIPIERYDSKEWSNYLTFDISYRTLLGFDLKAELYITTLMGSLLYTLCRCCRRNMDRPIVLNYRIYIFLAPYLLSFIVYWTISTGIISYGLFRIVYHSQNNLWIIITQFILGILFKLLIFSNYYSTCVRSRAILKVLETEGPEREAILNLRTHATHLNFFFRL, encoded by the coding sequence ATGCCAGTTTCATTTAGGCCAACTGGACTTGCAGGCTTCTGGGCGACCTCTGTACGTCTGTTCTTCAGTGCCCTGTACCTATGGCTTCTGATGCACGCCGCGGCCATCGTGGCCATTCCCATTGAGCGTTATGACAGCAAGGAGTGGTCCAACTACTTAACCTTTGACATCTCCTATAGAACTCTTCTTGGCTTCGATCTGAAGGCCGAGCTCTACATCACCACCTTGATGGGATCACTTTTATACACCCTATGCCGTTGCTGTCGCCGCAACATGGATCGCCCCATTGTCCTTAATTATCGGATCTACATCTTCTTGGCTCCGTACCTTCTGTCGTTCATCGTCTACTGGACCATTAGCACTGGAATAATAAGCTATGGCTTATTCCGTATCGTTTACCACAGTCAGaacaatttatggatcataaTAACCCAATTTATACTGGGCATCCTATTCAAGCTTCTGATCTTTTCCAACTACTACTCGACCTGTGTACGGTCTCGTGCCATTCTGAAGGTGTTGGAGACCGAGGGCCCTGAACGAGAAGCAATCCTGAACCTGAGAACACATGCCAcgcatttgaattttttttttcgtttgtaA
- the LOC6502294 gene encoding uncharacterized protein LOC6502294, whose amino-acid sequence MDPNQNRSPNSNSNEENPPVPVPVPVPVPTHASYFQGIEGLFADMGLIADPDTWEVLRDMAYGMDPTSLPDDFYLESLDNSFCFYIMGLSVDLYPVAPCPPPTTPVAQTQRSGSTRPIPLPHLGEEEGVAMMAMSDTDEDFVEIDISFDVLHYPDDNDME is encoded by the exons ATGGATCCAAATCAAAATCGAAGCCCTAACTCCAATTCTAACGAGGAAAATccgccagtgccagtgccagtgccagtgccagtgccgacCCACGCTAGTTATTTTCAGGGAATCGAGGGACTTTTTGCCGATATGGGACTAATAGCTGATCCAGACACTTGGGAAGTACTTCGCGACATGGCCTACG GCATGGATCCGACTAGTCTCCCGGATGACTTTTATTTGGAGAGTCTGGATAATAGTTTCTGCTTTTATATCATGGGTCTGAGCGTTGATTTATATCCAGTGGCTCCATGTCCTCCACCGACTACTCCAGTGGCCCAGACCCAGCGTTCCGGCTCGACTCGTCCGATTCCATTGCCCCATTTgggagaagaagaaggtgtAGCTATGATGGCCATGTCCGATACGGATGAAGATTTTGTGGAAATTGATATCTCATTCGACGTCCTCCATTATCCAGATGATAATGACATGGAATAA
- the LOC6502295 gene encoding serine/threonine-protein phosphatase 6 catalytic subunit: MVDVDKWIEVVKECKYLPENELKKLCDMVCDILIEETNILPVSTPVTVCGDIHGQFYDLEQLFRTGGQVPDTNYIFMGDFVDRGYYSLETFTRLLTLKARYPNRITLLRGNHETRQITKVYGFFDECFSKYGNANGWKYCCKVFDLLTIAAIIDEEVLCVHGGLSPEIITLDQIRTIERNGEIPYKGAFCDLVWSDPEDMEYWGQSPRGAGWLFGHNVTKDFMAINNLDLICRAHQLVNEGIKYMFEGKLVTVWSAPNYCYRCGNVAAILSFETAQQRQTKIFLAVPDAERVIPKQNTTPYFL; this comes from the exons atgGTCGATGTGGACAAGTGGATCGAGGTAGTCAAGGAGTGCAAATACTTGCCCGAGAATGAACTCAAGAAGCTGTGTGACATGGTCTGCGACATCCTGATTGAGGAGACAAACATCCTGCCAGTGAGCACGCCCGTCACCGTGTGCGGCGACATCCACGGACAG TTCTATGATCTGGAGCAACTGTTTCGAACTGGCGGTCAAGTTCCGGACACCAATTACATATTTATGGGAGATTTTGTGGATCGGGGATACTACTCGCTGGAAACGTTTACGCGCCTGCTGACCTTGAAGGCTCGATACCCCAACCGCATCACCCTGCTGCGAGGCAACCACGAGACGCGCCAGATCACCAAGGTGTACGGTTTCTTCGACGAGTGCTTCAGCAAGTATGGTAACGCCAATGGATGGAAGTACTGCTGCAAAGTCTTTGACCTTCTCACCATAGCCGCT ATTATCGACGAAGAGGTTCTGTGCGTACACGGCGGCCTGAGTCCCGAGATCATCACCCTCGATCAAATCCGGACCATAGAACGCAACGGTGAGATACCGTATAAGGGTGCCTTCTGCGATTTGGTTTGGTCCGATCCCGAGGATATGGAATACTGGGGCCAGAGTCCGCGCGGAGCTGGCTGGCTATTTGGTCATAATGTTACCAAAGACTTTATGGCAATAAACAATCTGGATTTGATTTGTCGGGCGCATCAGCTGGTGAACGAGGGCATTAAGTATATGTTTGAGGGAAAGCTGGTGACGGTGTGGTCGGCGCCAAACTATTGCTATCGATGCGGCAACGTGGCGGCCATCCTTAGCTTTGAGACGGCGCAACAGCGACAGACAAAGATCTTTCTGGCGGTGCCGGATGCCGAACGGGTGATACCCAAACAGAATACAACGCCCTATTTCCTCTAA